In Bacteroides coprosuis DSM 18011, the following are encoded in one genomic region:
- a CDS encoding Endonuclease/exonuclease/phosphatase (COGs: COG2374 extracellular nuclease~InterPro IPR005135~KEGG: bth:BT_1616 hypothetical protein~PFAM: Endonuclease/exonuclease/phosphatase~SPTR: Putative uncharacterized protein;~IMG reference gene:2504107018~PFAM: Endonuclease/Exonuclease/phosphatase family), with amino-acid sequence MKHFLFAFLFCFTSPVFCQTNLPFNILFWNVENLFDCKHDSLKNDTDFLPESLKHWNTYKYRNKLTAIAKGVVAAGEWSSPAIIGLCEVENDSVLYDLTQKTNLRNIGYRYVVTQSEDARGIDVALLYLPEYFRLTKHESLKVGKLKIGNRLTRDILHVEGVLLTSDTLDLFVAHFPSRFGGRKYSEPNRIQVAKVLRNAVDSLFSIREKANIVIMGDFNDYPDNRCVTEILNATAPTKEISKHQLYHLLARKREKYTWGTYKYKNEWGVLDHFIVSGNLLDHTQDFYTSEQQTDILKLGFLLIEDKKYGGSKPFRTYNGMQYQAGYSDHLPIRSTFTLKLED; translated from the coding sequence ATGAAACACTTCTTATTTGCTTTCTTATTCTGCTTTACAAGCCCTGTATTTTGTCAGACAAACTTACCCTTTAATATCCTCTTTTGGAATGTTGAAAACCTCTTTGATTGCAAACACGATAGTTTAAAGAATGATACTGATTTCCTTCCCGAATCTCTAAAGCATTGGAACACCTATAAGTATAGAAATAAATTGACTGCAATAGCCAAAGGTGTTGTGGCCGCAGGAGAATGGAGTTCTCCAGCAATTATCGGACTTTGTGAGGTGGAAAATGACTCAGTACTTTATGATTTAACCCAGAAAACCAATTTGAGGAATATAGGCTATCGGTATGTGGTTACACAGTCAGAAGATGCAAGAGGAATTGATGTTGCTCTACTTTATTTACCAGAGTATTTTAGATTGACGAAACATGAAAGTTTAAAAGTTGGCAAGTTGAAGATAGGTAACCGACTGACACGCGATATTCTTCATGTAGAAGGTGTTCTGCTTACTAGTGATACCCTTGATTTATTTGTAGCTCATTTCCCTTCTCGCTTTGGTGGAAGAAAATATTCAGAACCCAATCGTATTCAAGTTGCTAAAGTTCTAAGAAATGCTGTCGATTCTTTGTTTTCTATCCGTGAGAAAGCTAATATCGTGATTATGGGAGATTTCAATGATTATCCAGACAATCGCTGCGTTACAGAAATATTGAATGCTACAGCTCCTACAAAAGAAATTTCGAAGCATCAGCTCTATCATCTCTTGGCTCGAAAGAGGGAGAAGTATACTTGGGGAACTTATAAGTATAAGAATGAATGGGGAGTGCTAGATCATTTTATTGTCTCAGGTAATTTACTCGACCATACACAAGATTTCTATACCTCTGAACAGCAAACAGACATCTTAAAACTCGGGTTTTTACTTATAGAAGATAAGAAGTATGGCGGAAGCAAACCCTTCCGTACTTACAATGGCATGCAATATCAAGCTGGGTATAGTGATCATCTTCCAATACGCTCTACTTTCACCTTAAAGCTAGAGGATTAA
- a CDS encoding hypothetical protein (KEGG: bth:BT_1614 hypothetical protein~SPTR: Putative uncharacterized protein;~IMG reference gene:2504107016), which translates to MFETILISIAILAISLLLLGIKMLFVKGGKFPNTHVSGNPKMRECGVGCAQSQDRASRKRSRYDEFVELKNK; encoded by the coding sequence ATGTTTGAGACAATACTTATATCAATAGCAATACTTGCAATTTCTTTGCTCCTATTAGGAATAAAGATGCTATTCGTAAAGGGAGGGAAATTTCCTAACACTCATGTAAGTGGCAATCCAAAAATGAGAGAATGCGGCGTAGGCTGTGCACAATCTCAAGATAGAGCATCTAGAAAGCGCTCACGATATGATGAATTTGTGGAATTGAAGAATAAATAA
- a CDS encoding pullulanase, type I (COGs: COG1523 Type II secretory pathway pullulanase PulA and related glycosidase~InterPro IPR011840:IPR004193:IPR006047:IPR006589~KEGG: bth:BT_1663 pullulanase precursor~PFAM: Glycoside hydrolase, family 13, N-terminal; Glycosyl hydrolase, family 13, catalytic domain~SMART: Glycosyl hydrolase, family 13, subfamily, catalytic domain~SPTR: Pullulanase, type I;~TIGRFAM: Pullulanase, type I~IMG reference gene:2504107019~PFAM: Alpha amylase, catalytic domain; Carbohydrate-binding module 48 (Isoamylase N-terminal domain)~TIGRFAM: pullulanase, type I): protein MNTIQSLYFQKLRVLILLVTISLLTACGSSQGEDKYMGYPIPIAPLQEMIYNPTQTQFSVWAPDAEEVRVLIYHKGEDGHAEQMHNLDKNEDTGLWTTVVSGDLMGLYYTFNIKINEVWQGDTPGIMAKAVAVNGKRAAIIDWAQTNPAGWAQDTLPRFTKTTDAILYELHPRTFTIAPSSNVADSVKGKFLGIVAHGVFKDYENISTALDHIKDLGVTHVKLMPSFDFTGKDERFHTEENFSWGYDPLNYNIPEGLYSTNPFDPYTRIKEFKEMVLKLHKAGLRVIMDVSYAYSTPALSGFEKTAPGYFFRQDKDGNYLLADNGKAQIASHRPFVLEYMKESMRFWIEEYHIDGFSLDALDLYDTDALAEIENELKKVKPSVFIMGEAQNTIDRIETSKKNDIAELMHTYSLSISGNLQDSIGSSFLLGHLKWVEEFKSGLLGSIESDAIPSDSIPSAWRLYNHQPSGAINYLSSHDGFSLTDFLNKHTSAQYYNNEKVRLSKLAYTALFTSQGVPMLYAGEEFMQPQQKADSPKNNEGKALDWDLKTSNWDHYQYIKGLIQLRKKHPAFRIDDANLLRKQVEFLPTEKPLVVAYRLKDYANKDEWEDILVIYNAGKDAVRVNIPEGRYIVVCKDGYINENGLSYAYGQAFVSGQSAMILYRTDKQVYIPQSAPVETSDASSQEENIRKEPQINLNLTPIKKENNSIIHNIQDVKID, encoded by the coding sequence ATGAACACTATTCAATCCCTATATTTTCAAAAACTACGGGTCCTTATTTTACTTGTAACTATCTCTCTTCTCACAGCTTGTGGTTCTTCACAAGGGGAAGATAAATATATGGGATATCCCATCCCAATTGCTCCTTTGCAGGAGATGATCTATAATCCTACACAAACTCAATTTTCAGTTTGGGCTCCAGATGCTGAAGAAGTGCGTGTGCTTATTTATCACAAAGGAGAAGATGGTCATGCCGAACAGATGCACAATCTAGACAAAAATGAGGATACAGGGTTATGGACTACAGTAGTAAGTGGGGATTTAATGGGACTTTACTATACTTTCAATATAAAAATAAATGAGGTATGGCAAGGAGATACTCCGGGTATTATGGCTAAAGCAGTGGCTGTGAATGGCAAACGTGCAGCTATTATTGATTGGGCTCAAACAAACCCAGCAGGTTGGGCACAAGATACTCTCCCTCGTTTTACTAAAACTACAGATGCTATACTTTATGAACTTCATCCACGCACATTTACGATAGCACCCAGCAGTAATGTAGCAGATAGTGTAAAAGGTAAGTTTTTGGGAATTGTAGCTCATGGAGTATTCAAGGATTATGAAAACATATCAACAGCCCTAGATCATATAAAAGATTTAGGCGTTACCCATGTTAAGTTAATGCCTTCTTTTGATTTCACGGGGAAAGACGAGCGTTTCCATACCGAAGAAAATTTCTCTTGGGGATATGATCCGTTGAATTATAATATACCCGAAGGCTTATATTCTACTAACCCCTTTGATCCCTACACACGCATCAAGGAGTTCAAGGAGATGGTATTAAAGCTACATAAAGCGGGATTGCGAGTGATTATGGATGTATCTTATGCTTACTCAACACCGGCATTAAGTGGATTTGAGAAAACTGCACCGGGTTACTTCTTCCGTCAAGATAAAGACGGTAACTACCTGTTAGCAGATAATGGTAAGGCTCAAATTGCTAGTCACCGACCATTTGTTTTGGAGTATATGAAAGAATCTATGAGGTTCTGGATTGAAGAGTACCATATAGATGGCTTTTCTTTGGATGCTTTGGATCTATATGACACCGATGCTTTGGCAGAGATAGAAAACGAACTTAAAAAAGTGAAGCCTTCTGTATTTATTATGGGAGAAGCTCAAAATACAATAGACCGAATTGAGACTAGTAAAAAAAACGATATTGCCGAATTGATGCACACCTATAGCCTAAGTATAAGTGGTAATCTTCAAGATAGCATTGGTTCTTCTTTCCTTCTTGGTCATTTAAAATGGGTTGAAGAATTTAAATCGGGACTCTTAGGAAGCATTGAATCTGATGCTATTCCTTCAGATTCTATTCCTAGTGCATGGAGATTATACAATCATCAGCCTAGTGGAGCTATAAATTACCTAAGCTCTCACGATGGATTTTCTTTAACTGATTTCCTCAACAAACACACATCTGCTCAATATTATAATAATGAGAAGGTTCGATTGAGTAAATTGGCTTATACGGCTCTTTTCACCTCACAAGGTGTACCCATGCTTTATGCTGGGGAAGAGTTTATGCAGCCTCAACAAAAGGCAGACTCACCCAAAAACAATGAAGGCAAAGCTCTTGATTGGGACTTAAAGACAAGTAATTGGGACCATTATCAATATATAAAAGGATTAATTCAACTCCGTAAAAAACATCCTGCATTTCGTATTGATGATGCCAACCTACTCCGTAAGCAGGTAGAGTTCCTACCTACAGAAAAGCCGTTGGTGGTTGCCTATCGTCTGAAAGATTATGCCAATAAAGATGAGTGGGAAGACATTCTTGTGATATACAATGCGGGGAAAGATGCTGTACGTGTTAATATTCCCGAGGGTAGATATATTGTAGTTTGTAAAGATGGGTATATCAATGAGAACGGACTCAGTTATGCTTATGGTCAAGCCTTTGTGAGCGGTCAATCGGCTATGATTTTATACCGTACCGATAAGCAAGTCTATATTCCTCAATCAGCTCCTGTAGAAACGTCAGATGCTTCTAGCCAAGAAGAGAATATACGTAAAGAGCCACAAATCAATTTAAATTTAACTCCCATAAAAAAGGAGAACAACTCCATAATCCATAATATTCAGGATGTAAAGATTGATTAA
- a CDS encoding aminoacyl-histidine dipeptidase (COGs: COG2195 Di- and tripeptidase~InterPro IPR001160:IPR002933:IPR011650~KEGG: bth:BT_1615 aminoacyl-histidine dipeptidase~PFAM: Peptidase M20, dimerisation; Peptidase M20~PRIAM: Xaa-His dipeptidase~SPTR: Putative uncharacterized protein;~TIGRFAM: Peptidase M20C, Xaa-His dipeptidase~IMG reference gene:2504107017~PFAM: Peptidase family M20/M25/M40; Peptidase dimerisation domain~TIGRFAM: aminoacyl-histidine dipeptidase) has product MDITDLKPASLFHYFNEICQVPRPSKKEEKILAYLIDFAKKHNLEYKQDKIGNIVIKKPATPGYENRQTTILQSHVDMVCEKNNDVKHDFDKDPIETIVEGDWLKAKGTTLGADNGIGVATELAILAADDLEHGPIEALFTIDEETGLTGAFELADDMLTGSILLNLDSEDEGELFIGCSGGIDSVAEFEYQEVEVPQGYFFFKVDIKGLTGGHSGGDIHLGLGNANKILTRFLNLLNNKYDLFLCSIHGGNLRNAIPREAVAVCAIPEKFKHDVRTDLNVFAAEIEDELGVIEPNMKFVLESEKPQAKAIDQDTTRRLIKTLYAAPHGVKAMSQDIPGLVETSTNLASIKMKPGNIIRIETSQRSSILSSRDDMANTVRAAFELGGAKVSHGEGYPGWKPNPHSEIVEVTAESYKRLFNKDAEIKAIHAGLECGLFLTKYPHLDMVSFGPTMRGVHSPDERLQISTVDLFWKHLVDVLKHIPAKK; this is encoded by the coding sequence ATGGATATAACTGACTTAAAACCAGCTAGTCTATTTCATTACTTTAATGAAATTTGCCAAGTTCCTCGTCCTTCAAAGAAAGAGGAAAAGATTTTGGCTTACTTAATAGATTTTGCAAAAAAGCATAATCTAGAGTACAAGCAAGACAAAATCGGTAACATTGTTATCAAAAAACCAGCAACTCCTGGTTATGAAAATCGTCAAACCACTATTCTACAATCGCACGTAGATATGGTTTGTGAAAAAAACAATGATGTTAAACACGATTTTGATAAAGATCCTATCGAAACAATCGTAGAAGGAGATTGGCTAAAAGCAAAAGGTACTACACTTGGTGCTGATAATGGTATTGGTGTAGCTACAGAACTAGCTATTCTTGCTGCTGACGACTTAGAGCATGGTCCTATCGAAGCTCTATTTACCATCGACGAAGAAACAGGATTAACAGGTGCTTTTGAATTGGCTGATGATATGCTAACAGGAAGTATTCTTTTAAACCTTGACTCAGAAGACGAAGGTGAATTATTTATTGGTTGTTCGGGTGGTATCGACTCTGTTGCAGAGTTTGAATACCAAGAAGTAGAGGTTCCTCAAGGCTATTTCTTCTTCAAAGTAGATATTAAAGGTCTTACTGGTGGTCACTCGGGTGGTGATATTCACTTAGGACTAGGAAATGCAAACAAGATTTTGACTCGTTTCCTTAACCTACTAAACAACAAATACGATTTATTCCTTTGTTCAATTCATGGAGGAAACCTTCGTAACGCTATTCCTAGAGAAGCTGTTGCGGTTTGTGCCATTCCTGAAAAATTCAAACACGATGTACGCACAGATTTAAATGTATTTGCTGCAGAGATAGAAGATGAATTGGGTGTGATCGAGCCAAATATGAAGTTTGTTCTTGAATCAGAAAAACCTCAAGCGAAAGCTATCGACCAAGATACTACTCGTCGTCTTATCAAAACTCTTTATGCTGCGCCTCATGGTGTGAAAGCAATGAGTCAAGATATCCCTGGACTTGTTGAAACTTCTACCAATCTGGCTTCAATTAAAATGAAACCAGGCAATATCATCCGCATTGAAACGAGCCAAAGAAGCTCTATCCTTTCTTCTCGTGATGATATGGCAAATACTGTACGTGCTGCATTTGAACTAGGTGGTGCTAAAGTGAGCCATGGTGAAGGTTATCCAGGATGGAAACCAAATCCTCACTCTGAAATAGTAGAAGTTACTGCTGAATCATACAAACGCCTATTCAATAAGGATGCAGAAATCAAAGCGATTCATGCAGGCTTAGAGTGTGGTTTATTCTTAACTAAATACCCACACCTAGATATGGTGTCTTTCGGTCCTACTATGCGTGGAGTTCACTCTCCAGATGAACGTTTGCAAATCTCTACTGTAGATTTATTCTGGAAACACTTAGTTGATGTACTAAAACATATTCCAGCTAAGAAATAA
- a CDS encoding outer membrane chaperone Skp (OmpH) (InterPro IPR005632~KEGG: bvu:BVU_2370 hypothetical protein~PFAM: Outer membrane chaperone Skp (OmpH)~SMART: Outer membrane chaperone Skp (OmpH)~SPTR: Putative uncharacterized protein;~IMG reference gene:2504107015~PFAM: Outer membrane protein (OmpH-like)) produces MKTRLNYLVKGLFAFAIVALFVQCKGETTTTNSSTNAAAEEAGSDAYKIAYVEMDSLLLNYNYWNDVTEAMMKKQEDMNATLNQKQREFQNEVNEFQRKIQNNAFLSRERAEQEQARLMKREQEVQNLANKLAQEYAAEDQKNSLDIRDAINSFIKEYNKEKGYTFILSNSGNSNLLYADKAYDITKEVVDGLNARYSAPDKK; encoded by the coding sequence ATGAAGACGAGATTGAACTACCTTGTAAAAGGACTTTTTGCTTTTGCTATTGTTGCCCTTTTTGTGCAATGTAAAGGTGAAACCACAACCACAAATTCTTCAACCAATGCAGCTGCAGAAGAGGCAGGATCTGATGCTTACAAAATTGCCTATGTTGAAATGGACTCACTTCTTCTAAATTACAACTACTGGAACGATGTTACAGAAGCAATGATGAAGAAACAAGAAGATATGAATGCTACTCTAAACCAAAAGCAAAGAGAGTTTCAAAACGAAGTCAATGAGTTTCAACGTAAAATACAAAACAATGCGTTCTTGAGTCGTGAACGTGCCGAGCAAGAACAAGCTCGCTTAATGAAGAGAGAACAAGAAGTACAAAACTTGGCAAATAAACTAGCTCAAGAATATGCTGCTGAAGATCAAAAGAACTCTTTAGATATTCGTGATGCTATCAACTCATTCATCAAAGAATACAACAAAGAAAAAGGCTATACATTTATTCTTAGCAACTCTGGTAATAGCAACCTACTATATGCAGATAAAGCTTATGATATTACAAAAGAAGTAGTTGATGGATTGAATGCTCGTTATTCAGCTCCAGACAAGAAATAA
- a CDS encoding hypothetical protein (KEGG: bth:BT_1665 hypothetical protein~SPTR: Putative uncharacterized protein;~IMG reference gene:2504107021), which translates to MLIYNTTYHVEEEVESNFLIWIKESFIPEVLKQDILKNPRICKILSHSEPGHSNFALQWEVDSPKALHQHQMQYGTFAQDEVNKIFKEKVLSFDTLMRVVE; encoded by the coding sequence ATGCTAATATATAATACCACCTATCACGTTGAGGAAGAGGTTGAAAGTAATTTTTTAATCTGGATTAAAGAGAGTTTTATTCCTGAAGTATTAAAACAAGACATCCTCAAAAATCCTCGAATTTGTAAAATCTTAAGTCATTCCGAACCTGGACATTCTAATTTTGCCTTACAATGGGAAGTAGATAGTCCTAAGGCTCTTCATCAACATCAGATGCAATATGGTACATTTGCCCAAGATGAAGTAAATAAGATTTTTAAAGAAAAAGTATTGAGCTTCGATACCTTAATGAGGGTTGTAGAATGA
- a CDS encoding Semialdehyde dehydrogenase NAD - binding (COGs: COG0702 nucleoside-diphosphate-sugar epimerase~InterPro IPR000534~KEGG: coc:Coch_1648 hypothetical protein~PFAM: Semialdehyde dehydrogenase, NAD-binding~SPTR: Putative uncharacterized protein;~IMG reference gene:2504107013~PFAM: Semialdehyde dehydrogenase, NAD binding domain), translating into MKAIVIGATGATGRELVKQLLAKEWVSEVVALVARKKLPDHGKLNQQIIDFDKIEEYADLIKGDIAFTCMGTTLKIAGSKEAQWKVDYDYQYQFAQIAKRNGVPTFVLLSAMNADSRSSVFYSKMKGKLEESIVNLDFSRLIIFHPSLLIRPNTDLPLEKLSANILNGLNKIGLLKKYKPLRVSDVATAMIESTHHFNHKINRIEVEDILTLIK; encoded by the coding sequence ATGAAAGCAATAGTAATAGGGGCCACAGGTGCTACTGGTAGAGAATTGGTCAAACAGCTTCTAGCTAAGGAATGGGTTTCGGAAGTAGTTGCTCTAGTAGCTCGTAAAAAACTGCCCGATCACGGAAAGTTAAATCAACAAATTATTGATTTTGATAAGATAGAAGAGTATGCAGATTTGATTAAAGGTGATATTGCTTTTACTTGTATGGGAACTACTTTAAAGATTGCCGGTAGTAAAGAGGCTCAGTGGAAGGTGGATTATGATTATCAATATCAGTTTGCCCAAATAGCCAAAAGAAACGGGGTTCCTACCTTTGTTTTATTGTCGGCAATGAATGCAGATTCTCGCTCTTCGGTTTTTTATAGTAAGATGAAGGGCAAGCTAGAAGAGAGTATTGTTAATCTTGATTTTAGTAGATTAATTATCTTTCATCCAAGTCTGTTGATTCGTCCAAATACAGATCTACCATTAGAAAAACTGAGTGCTAATATACTTAATGGACTCAACAAGATAGGTTTGCTTAAAAAATATAAGCCTCTTAGAGTGAGTGATGTAGCTACTGCTATGATAGAATCTACCCATCATTTTAATCATAAAATAAACAGAATAGAAGTTGAAGATATATTGACTCTTATAAAATAG
- a CDS encoding Carbonate dehydratase (COGs: COG0288 Carbonic anhydrase~InterPro IPR001765~KEGG: lby:Lbys_3180 carbonate dehydratase~PFAM: Carbonic anhydrase~PRIAM: Carbonate dehydratase~SMART: Carbonic anhydrase~SPTR: Sulfate Permease;~IMG reference gene:2504107023~PFAM: Carbonic anhydrase) has protein sequence MPLEFKDIFKHNQDWLKEKLDLDPDYFTKLSIKQTPSILYIGCCDSRVNPESIIGASPGDMFVHRNVANLVLESDVNSKSAIAFALEQLKVKHIIVVGHYHCGGIEAAMSFKDYGTLNDWLENIRDEYQTYKEELDALGDGEKRNERLVELNVLEQCKHIANNPDFQKAQKEYGVELHAFVFDLNTGKIIDLEYEKIA, from the coding sequence ATGCCTTTAGAATTTAAAGATATATTTAAGCACAACCAAGATTGGCTGAAAGAAAAGTTAGACTTGGATCCCGATTATTTTACTAAACTTTCTATAAAGCAGACCCCTTCCATACTTTATATTGGATGCTGTGATAGTAGAGTAAATCCCGAAAGTATAATAGGTGCAAGCCCTGGCGATATGTTTGTGCATAGAAATGTGGCGAACCTAGTACTCGAGAGTGATGTGAATAGTAAATCGGCTATCGCTTTTGCTCTTGAGCAACTCAAGGTAAAGCACATTATTGTAGTGGGACACTACCATTGTGGTGGAATAGAGGCAGCCATGTCTTTTAAAGACTATGGAACACTAAATGATTGGCTAGAAAATATCAGAGATGAGTATCAAACCTATAAAGAAGAGCTAGATGCTTTGGGAGATGGAGAAAAACGAAATGAACGCTTAGTGGAATTGAATGTATTAGAACAATGCAAGCACATCGCTAATAATCCCGACTTTCAAAAGGCTCAAAAAGAATATGGTGTAGAGCTCCATGCCTTTGTTTTCGACCTGAATACAGGTAAAATTATTGATCTGGAATATGAGAAAATAGCATAA
- a CDS encoding Carbonate dehydratase (COGs: COG0288 Carbonic anhydrase~InterPro IPR001765~KEGG: lby:Lbys_3180 carbonate dehydratase~PFAM: Carbonic anhydrase~PRIAM: Carbonate dehydratase~SMART: Carbonic anhydrase~SPTR: Carbonic anhydrase;~IMG reference gene:2504107014~PFAM: Carbonic anhydrase), whose amino-acid sequence MSVKIEDLFKYNQEWVNKKLNLDPDFFDKLSEGQSPEVLYIGCSDSRVTAENIIGARPGDLFVHRNVANLVVEGDINGMSVITYALDHLKVKHIIVVGHYHCGGIEAAMAPGDLGVLNAWLVHIRNVYRLHQQELDAIEDDHLRNGRLVELNVVEQCINITKTAVFQRARKEYGVEIHSWVFDIHTGKIIDLEYDIEKYWKLAEPIYRLIG is encoded by the coding sequence ATGTCAGTAAAAATAGAAGATCTATTCAAATATAATCAAGAATGGGTAAATAAGAAACTTAACTTAGATCCTGATTTCTTCGATAAACTATCTGAAGGGCAAAGTCCAGAAGTTCTGTATATAGGTTGTTCTGACAGTCGAGTTACTGCCGAAAATATAATAGGAGCTCGACCAGGTGATTTGTTTGTGCACCGTAATGTTGCGAATTTAGTAGTGGAAGGAGATATTAATGGAATGTCAGTTATTACTTATGCACTAGATCATCTTAAAGTAAAACACATCATTGTGGTGGGACACTATCATTGTGGAGGCATTGAGGCAGCTATGGCTCCTGGAGATTTGGGTGTACTCAATGCTTGGCTGGTACATATTCGAAACGTCTATCGTTTGCACCAACAAGAGCTAGATGCGATTGAAGATGATCATTTACGTAATGGTAGGTTAGTAGAATTAAATGTTGTAGAGCAATGTATAAACATTACTAAAACGGCAGTATTTCAGAGAGCTCGTAAAGAGTATGGAGTGGAGATTCATTCGTGGGTATTCGATATTCATACGGGTAAGATTATTGATTTAGAATATGATATAGAGAAGTATTGGAAACTTGCTGAACCTATTTATAGACTAATAGGCTAA
- a CDS encoding Crossover junction endodeoxyribonuclease ruvC (COGs: COG0817 Holliday junction resolvasome endonuclease subunit~HAMAP: Crossover junction endodeoxyribonuclease RuvC~InterPro IPR002176~KEGG: bth:BT_1664 Holliday junction resolvase~PFAM: Crossover junction endodeoxyribonuclease RuvC~PRIAM: Crossover junction endodeoxyribonuclease~SPTR: Crossover junction endodeoxyribonuclease ruvC;~TIGRFAM: Crossover junction endodeoxyribonuclease RuvC~IMG reference gene:2504107020~PFAM: Crossover junction endodeoxyribonuclease RuvC~TIGRFAM: crossover junction endodeoxyribonuclease RuvC) — MIQPVKEKIILGIDPGTTIMGYGVIRVNGTTPKMEAMGVIDMRKIKDHYLKLKHIHERVYGLIDSFLPDEVAIEAPFYGKNVQSMLKLGRAQGIAMAVALSRDIPITEYAPLKIKMAITGNGKASKEQVAEMLQRILRFDKSEMPVFLDATDGLAAAYCHYLQMGKPEITKSFKSWKDFINKNPNRVSR; from the coding sequence ATGATTCAACCAGTTAAAGAAAAGATTATTTTAGGTATCGACCCTGGTACTACCATCATGGGGTATGGAGTAATTCGTGTAAATGGTACTACTCCAAAGATGGAAGCTATGGGGGTTATTGATATGCGTAAAATAAAAGATCATTATCTCAAGCTAAAACATATTCACGAAAGAGTGTATGGATTGATTGATAGTTTTTTACCTGATGAGGTGGCTATTGAAGCTCCTTTTTATGGTAAAAATGTTCAATCTATGCTCAAGTTGGGTAGAGCCCAAGGTATTGCTATGGCAGTAGCTTTGAGTAGAGATATTCCCATTACCGAATATGCTCCGCTAAAGATTAAAATGGCGATAACAGGTAATGGAAAAGCTTCTAAGGAGCAGGTTGCTGAAATGCTTCAGCGTATACTGCGTTTTGATAAATCAGAAATGCCAGTCTTTCTTGATGCAACCGATGGTTTGGCAGCGGCCTATTGTCACTATTTGCAGATGGGAAAACCCGAAATAACCAAGAGCTTCAAGAGCTGGAAAGACTTTATTAATAAAAATCCAAATAGAGTTTCGCGATGA